A window of the Zeugodacus cucurbitae isolate PBARC_wt_2022May chromosome 4, idZeuCucr1.2, whole genome shotgun sequence genome harbors these coding sequences:
- the Indy_0 gene encoding protein I'm not dead yet isoform X1, producing MEDEKPNTCPRMYGHLCKFHWRGIVLLVTPFLLLPIIIPSYERDMRCLYIYLLMSIYWLTTAIPLQVTGLLPFVLLPFMGILDSTPACKQYFTVPLAIFIGGVMVGLSIESSNLGKRIALGLLTTLGVSPRRIILAIILTTGFMSMWLQNTATTAVMLPLVKAVLEEFEAGGLRIKEDKKPDQDEEKREATHVAAGYYLAVCYSATIGGCATLIGTSTNIATKGLYENLFVNATEIIDFPKALAYNVPWVLVALLFLYLALLITHFGLLRPKSETGAALSGFTKGSKEIGAAVKQKFEDMGSMNIHEIQVAIVTLLMIFLLTFQSPGIITGWADEMNKPGFIKGATPMMAMVMLIFYIPARYTFFKFCCGKGPFPYSAEKSLLSWKYVNNYFPWGIIFVLGGGFALSKSFIASGLSLWLADKVSMFKGLPLPILQLFSILISAFLTTFTMNTGVCNIVVPIIAEIARNAKIHPLNLIYPAGLGCCVAFLLPISTPPNALVAEQANISWKKMFVAGLIPTFTTIILIYANSVTWHFIVFPATKDYPDWGDLKKK from the exons ATGGAAGACGA AAAACCCAATACTTGTCCACGTATGTATGGGCACTTATGCAAGTTCCATTGGCGTGGCATCGTACTGCTCGTAACACCGTTTCTCTTACTGCCAATTATAATACCAAGCTATGAAAGG GACATGCGTtgcttgtacatatatttgctcATGTCCATCTATTGGCTAACAACTGCAATCCCGTTACAAGTGACCGGTTTGTTACCATTTGTATTGCTGCCATTTATGGGCATTTTG gattCGACTCCGGCATGTAAACAGTACTTTACGGTGCCTTTGGCGATATTCATAGGCGGTGTTATGGTAGGTCTCAGCATTGAATCCAGTAACTTGGGTAAACGTATAGCGCTCGGTTTATTAACAACGTTGGGTGTTAGTCCAAGGCG TATTATCCTTGCTATCATATTGACTACAGGTTTCATGTCTATGTGGCTGCAGAATACAGCGACTACAGCAGTCATGTTGCCCCTAGTGAAGGCGGTGCTTGAAGAATTTGAAGCG GGTGGTCTAAGGATCAAAGAAGACAAAAAGCCGGATCAAGACGAGGA AAAGAGAGAGGCCACCCATGTTGCCGCCGGCTATTACTTGGCTGTTTGCTATTCGGCAACGATTGGTGGTTGTGCAACATTAATTGGTACTTCAACAAATATCGCAACAAAAGGATTATATGAAAA TTTATTTGTGAATGCCACAGAAATCATTGACTTCCCCAAAGCTTTGGCATACAATGTTCCCTGGGTGCTAGTCGCTTTATTGTTCTTGTATCTCGCACTTTTAATAACACATTTTGGTCTCCTCCGTCCAAAAAGTGAGACTGGTGCTGCGCTGTCTGGCTTCACAAAAGGTTCTAAAGAAATTGGAGCAGCGGTTAAACAGAAATTCGAGGATATGGGTTCGATGAACATTCATGAAATTCAAGTTGCTATCGTAACTCTACTAATGATCTTTTTACTTACATTTCAATCACCTGGAATTATAACTGGATGGGCTGATGAAATGAATAAGCCCGG ttttattaaaGGTGCTACCCCAATGATGGCCATGGTCATGTTGATCTTTTATATTCCAGCAAGATATACGTTCTTCAAATTCTGCTGCGGCAAGG GTCCGTTTCCTTACAGCGCTGAGAAAAGTTTACTCTCATGGAAATATGTTAATAATTACTTTCCCTGGGGCATCATTTTTGTTTTAG GTGGCGGTTTCGCATTGTCTAAGTCCTTTATAGCGTCTGGGCTATCTCTGTGGCTGGCGGATAAAGTCTCCATGTTCAAAGGGTTGCCACTTCccattttacaattattttccattttgatttCGGCATTTTTGACGACATTCACAATGAATACGGGCGTGTGTAATATCGTTGTACCAATAATAGCCGAAATT GCACGTAATGCCAAAATTCACCCTCTGAACTTGATATATCCAGCTGGCCTAGGTTGCTGTGTCGCTTTTCTTTTACCCATCAGTACGCCACCTAACGCCCTTGTGGCAGAACAAGCTAACATAAGTTGGAAGAAAATG TTTGTAGCCGGTCTAATCCCAACATTTACCACCATAATTCTCATCTACGCGAACTCTGTAACTTGGCACTTCATTGTATTTCCAGCAACTAAAGACTATCCTGATTGGGGCGATCTAAAGAAGAAATAA
- the Indy_0 gene encoding protein I'm not dead yet isoform X2: MEDEKPNTCPRMYGHLCKFHWRGIVLLVTPFLLLPIIIPSYERDMRCLYIYLLMSIYWLTTAIPLQVTGLLPFVLLPFMGILDSTPACKQYFTVPLAIFIGGVMVGLSIESSNLGKRIALGLLTTLGVSPRRIILAIILTTGFMSMWLQNTATTAVMLPLVKAVLEEFEAGGLRIKEDKKPDQDEEKREATHVAAGYYLAVCYSATIGGCATLIGTSTNIATKGLYENLFVNATEIIDFPKALAYNVPWVLVALLFLYLALLITHFGLLRPKSETGAALSGFTKGSKEIGAAVKQKFEDMGSMNIHEIQVAIVTLLMIFLLTFQSPGIITGWADEMNKPGFIKGATPMMAMVMLIFYIPARYTFFKFCCGKGPFPYSAEKSLLSWKYVNNYFPWGIIFVLGGGFALSKSFIASGLSLWLADKVSMFKGLPLPILQLFSILISAFLTTFTMNTGVCNIVVPIIAEIESVTLSS, encoded by the exons ATGGAAGACGA AAAACCCAATACTTGTCCACGTATGTATGGGCACTTATGCAAGTTCCATTGGCGTGGCATCGTACTGCTCGTAACACCGTTTCTCTTACTGCCAATTATAATACCAAGCTATGAAAGG GACATGCGTtgcttgtacatatatttgctcATGTCCATCTATTGGCTAACAACTGCAATCCCGTTACAAGTGACCGGTTTGTTACCATTTGTATTGCTGCCATTTATGGGCATTTTG gattCGACTCCGGCATGTAAACAGTACTTTACGGTGCCTTTGGCGATATTCATAGGCGGTGTTATGGTAGGTCTCAGCATTGAATCCAGTAACTTGGGTAAACGTATAGCGCTCGGTTTATTAACAACGTTGGGTGTTAGTCCAAGGCG TATTATCCTTGCTATCATATTGACTACAGGTTTCATGTCTATGTGGCTGCAGAATACAGCGACTACAGCAGTCATGTTGCCCCTAGTGAAGGCGGTGCTTGAAGAATTTGAAGCG GGTGGTCTAAGGATCAAAGAAGACAAAAAGCCGGATCAAGACGAGGA AAAGAGAGAGGCCACCCATGTTGCCGCCGGCTATTACTTGGCTGTTTGCTATTCGGCAACGATTGGTGGTTGTGCAACATTAATTGGTACTTCAACAAATATCGCAACAAAAGGATTATATGAAAA TTTATTTGTGAATGCCACAGAAATCATTGACTTCCCCAAAGCTTTGGCATACAATGTTCCCTGGGTGCTAGTCGCTTTATTGTTCTTGTATCTCGCACTTTTAATAACACATTTTGGTCTCCTCCGTCCAAAAAGTGAGACTGGTGCTGCGCTGTCTGGCTTCACAAAAGGTTCTAAAGAAATTGGAGCAGCGGTTAAACAGAAATTCGAGGATATGGGTTCGATGAACATTCATGAAATTCAAGTTGCTATCGTAACTCTACTAATGATCTTTTTACTTACATTTCAATCACCTGGAATTATAACTGGATGGGCTGATGAAATGAATAAGCCCGG ttttattaaaGGTGCTACCCCAATGATGGCCATGGTCATGTTGATCTTTTATATTCCAGCAAGATATACGTTCTTCAAATTCTGCTGCGGCAAGG GTCCGTTTCCTTACAGCGCTGAGAAAAGTTTACTCTCATGGAAATATGTTAATAATTACTTTCCCTGGGGCATCATTTTTGTTTTAG GTGGCGGTTTCGCATTGTCTAAGTCCTTTATAGCGTCTGGGCTATCTCTGTGGCTGGCGGATAAAGTCTCCATGTTCAAAGGGTTGCCACTTCccattttacaattattttccattttgatttCGGCATTTTTGACGACATTCACAATGAATACGGGCGTGTGTAATATCGTTGTACCAATAATAGCCGAAATT GAGTCTGTCACTCTGTCCTCCTAA